GACGAGAATTGGCAAAGTCAACTACCATACCAAGTTCGAAAATGTCAGAAAGTCGAAGATCCTTCGAGTATTCGGAGGACACGGTCCCCAATCTTGGTCGACGTGCCAATCGGAAAGATCAGGGAATCCATCGACCTGCCCCGCGAATACCGCAGGGCGCTCATCACCTTTGCGTTAACCGGCACAATTGGTGTGGAGGGCGACACTGGGGGGGAAATTACCGATGCCAAGTAAAGTTAGAGCAATTGTCACGCCCGAGCTGATGGTTTGGGCTAGAGAGAAAAGGGCTAGACTTACCTTGGAGGCTGCCGCCAAAAAGATCGGAAGACCCAAAGAAGAAATAGAGGGCTGGGAGAATGGCACTCTCAAGCCAACCATGCCTCAGGCCAGGAATGCGGAGGAAGCGTACAGAGTCCCTTTGGCCTGTTTTTACATGGAAAAACCTCCCAAGGGTTTCGCAGTCTTACGAGACTTCAGGTTCCTCCCGGATGAGTACAGCCCAGAATACAGTCCTAAGCTTTCTTTGCTTGCAGAGGAAACGCAGGACCGCCAACAGTGGATGCGTGATTATCTGATTATGGAGGGAAGGAAGAGGCTGGATTTTGTCGGCTCTGCCGACGTTACAATGGAGCCACGGGACCTGGCCAAGTCCATACGGAAGACCCTCAAGACAACGCCAGACGATCAGATTTCATGCAGTAGTAGAAGCGATGCACTTAAACTGTGGATGCAGAGCGCTGAGCAAGCAGGTATCTTTGTCTCTCGCGCTCGAGACGTTTCCTGCCTGGAGGCCCGCGGATTCGCGATCTGCGATCCCTACGCTCCTATCATTTTTCTTAATACTAATGATAGCAAGGCTGCGCAGTTCTTTACGCTGGCCCATGAGCTTGTTCACATATGGATCAATCAGACTGGCGTTTCTAACCTTGAAGATATCTACTCCATGCCAGATACTGATGAAGCTCGAATCGAAATATTCTGCAACAAGGTTGCCGCCGAAGCCGTCCTTGACTCCAAGACATTCAACCATCTCTGGGCTGAAAGGTCGAAAAACCGTACGATCAATGAGCAAATTGAGGTAATTTCCGGGGTTTTCAAGGTGAGCGAGGAGGTAGTGGCGCGGCGGCTTCTTGATAAAGATGTAATCTCCCAGCATCGCTATCGTGAGTTGCGTGAATACTATCAAGAACGCTGGAAGGAAATGGAGGAAAAAAAGAAGAAAGGCTTTGCTCCCTATCACCTTAGGATGGTGGTGAAACGGGGCTACACGTTTACACAGTTGGTCCTCGGAGCTTATTACAGGGGATCTGCGGCAGCAACCGAGGCGTCGGCTTTACTGGGAGCTAAGGTCAACCATTTCAATAAAGTGGCGTATTACGCGCATCTTCCGGAACCTCCGAGCCAGAGATAATACATACTATGGAACTGTACTGTCTTGATACGAATGTTCTTATTGAGGGCTGGAATAGGTACTATTCAATAAGGATTGCACCCAATTACTGGACCACGCTTGATAGACTGGCCATGAAAAAGAGAGTGTTCTGCACAATGGAGGTTAAACGGGAGATCAAGAGAAAAGACGATACATTATATGAGTGGGTTAAGAACCGTCCGCACCTCTTCTGGGAAGTAGACCGAGAGGTTCAAAAAAACCTCAGATGCATAATGAAAGAATACCCGGCGATCGTCAGTCAATGCAGGAATCGCAATGCTGCCGATCCTTGGGTAATTGCCCATGCATTGACATTGGGAGCAATAGTTGTTACAAAAGAAGAACCTGCATCAATGAGGATTACGAAGATCAAGATTCCTCACGTTTGCGACAAGCTTGGAGTGCCGTGGATGAATGACTTTCAATTTGTGGAAGAACTAAAGATTCGACTCACCTGATTATATGGTTACGGACACACCTGGGTGCTTGACTTTTGGCACGGTCCTATAGTTGTCGGAACTTGAGTCTGAATGACAACGTAGAAGGAATTGCCTGACGCCGAACTTGTGATAACGAGATGAGAGGATTATGAAATCTGTCGATGAGAAACGCCTATCGCGCAACGAGCGCAAGATCAGCGAGTGGTTAGAACTCTCTTCAGTCTCAGAATTGCCCGAGTTCCCATTCAGTTCTCTTGAAGAAATCAAATGCGCCAAGCAATCAGGGGATATCTCTTTTGCCGCTGTATATAGATGGAACCTCATCGGAGTGCTGGGGACTCGTGCTGACACTATCATCAGTTACCTCGGGAGTTTGGTTCCCCTTCTGATCAGCATTACCTTCATTGTCGTATCCTTCATAGCATCCAATCTCTATTACCTTGTTGGGACCCTTTCCACGGCTTTTGGCTTGGCACTTACAAGCTCATATATAAGAGGATGTGTCTATACGCTATTAGGCCTCTGTTGGATACCTGGTATCTACTTCGCATTCAGGAATCCGGCCTTGAGCTGGGTGATAGGTGGTTTCTATGCAGGATACATCTCCGGAGGTATGATCAGGTGGCGTTTTGGGAGACTGGTTGAAACACGTGCGTTGCAGTCCGAGGTATTCTTCTGCTACCTCTACCTTAACAAGGTTCTGATCATCAAAGACAACAAAACAGGCATGCTCATATAGCAGGTCTTTGGCATGGGGTCAAGAAATAGTCTTCTTGGAGACGGTGTATGACATTTCATTTTCAAAGACGATATTCTCGTCACTTCCCACGAGCGGTTCCATCCCAGGTCCTGAGACTTCTGGAAGAGGCTGTACTTACATAAGTAATCCTAGGCCTTCGGTGAAAATCGTCTTGAGGGTTTCCTCGTGTAAGATTGACTGCTCCCCGCTTCTGACTCTTCTTGCTGCCTCTACATACTTTCCCTTCGAGCTCGCAGACAGCCCGACATAGTCCTCAATCTCGCCGTGGGGGAGCACCCAAATTCTGCTGTTTTTCAGTTCCTTAAGAATGATTTCCCTTTCCTCCTGAAAGTCCTGGTCTATGATTTCTGCGGCCCTACGCTTCTTGCCTCTCTTAATACTCTTTTGCCCAGCATTTGTTTCAACAATTCCTTCCGCGCCCGCTTTTTCCCAGAAGCCCTCAAGAAACTTGGAGTATTCGCCCCCCTTGCACACCACTCCAGCACCACGCCAGAGGAAATCGACATCTGTGACGCAGATCGCCTCTAGTCCAAGGTCCTCTAGCATTCTAGTGCAGTCAAGGGAGACATCCTTGGACTCGCTATCGATTATTGCCAGACCAAGAGAATCAAGGGATTTTTCCGCCCACTTCTCAACGATTGCTTCGTATAAAATCACGTCTGATGGACCTTCTACGACTGCAACCTTGTCGGCAAAGAGGAATTTGGAACTCCTCTGATACTGCAGCAGGTCTCGAACTCTCCTCTCGTTAGTTTTGAATAGGTCTCCACTATGAGCAGTCAGCTTAGTGGTTTTCGCTTTTCCGGTTTTTGCCGAGGACTTCCTTACCAAGATGACATCCGGAAGTGTCTGCCTGCTAACCATACTTGGAGAGTGGGTCGCAAGCGCGACTTGATTTGATTTCGAGATATCCTCCAGTGCATCGCGCATAGTCCCCAATACCGTGGGATGAAGGAATATTTCCGGCTCCTCGATGAGAAGCAAGAATGGTCTCTTGAGTCCACTCTCACTCTTCTGGTCCTCGCGCAGTTGTTCCGCCAGGCTACGCAATAAAGCCACATACAGCGCTCTCTGGACGCCTTCTCCCTTTCCTTCCGTAGGCGTCCAGGTGCCGCCGTCAAAAAGTTCCAGTCGCGAGCTTGCCATCAGTCCAGACACCTCTGGGAAGTCTATCTTAATCCGAACATCTACATCTCCAAATACACGCTGCAGGTTCGCACGGATTCTTCTTTCAATGTCTTTAATGCCCTGAGCTCTCTGATCGACTTGCTTGGTTTTGCCGTTATCTGTAATGATTTCGGCCACATTGAGAAGATGATTTGCCTGCTCATAGGCTTCGGCCAACTCTTTGGATACTTCTTCTTGAACTCTCGCTAGAACCTGTTTTATCAGCTTCCCAAGGGTTGCGGAGGACTTCCCCTGCGCCTCGGCGCTGGGGTCTTGAAAAGCCTCAATGAAGATGACTTGTGGCAGAAGTTGTTTTAGGGCTGCATCTATGCCAGTCTTCAGTCCATAGGCGCCTTCGTTCAAATCGAAAACTTCCAGCTTTCCAGCAGAACCAGTTGGGTCAACTTTCCTACGAACTCTGAGACGCCCGTCTTTGATGTCCGATTCAATCTTTGCCCGGTGGGCCTTGGAACTCAAATCCAGAAAATGATCGACATTCTCTATTTTGGCTTCGAATTCGATGCTAGTATCCGTTGCATAGAAGTCCTCCTGTGAGAAATCCTTGCTTGTACCCTCAAGCAGAAGCCTAAGTGCACACAGAACATTTGATTTCCCGACATTATTCTTGCCTATCAGAACGGAGAACGGCTCGAAGGAAAATTCTTCCTTCTCTATCGACTTGAAGTTTTTTACCGACATCTCGCTTATATACATGACCTTGGTTCCACTATCCTGCATTTCTCCCCCTCTTTCTGACAGGCTTCCCAAGGGTCAGAGGCCGGCTCCCTTCGGTTCGGCGTCAACAAACCAGGATGTCGCTCAGGAGCTTGGCTTCACATTTACCATGCTCGTCGCGCTACCGTGTTAAGTCTTTCTCCTCGCTGAGTTTTTCATACAACACCTTGGTACCAAGGGTTGCCAATTCAAGTCGCTCTTCCAGTACATGCGGAAAGACTTCATTTACTTGGTCTTCCAGGGAACCTATGGAATGCTGCTTGAGAAATGAGATCGGCCATTTCCCCGGACTCAATTCGTCGGCTTTGGCAAGAACCCAGAGGCAGTCCAAATCCGGATAGGACAGAACGGCGATTATCGAACTGTCGAGATACTCCTTGACACCTTCTAGGTCATCATCTTTGATTGCTGCTTCGGCGCTCGATTGAGTCTTAACCTCAATTGCAAGCTTTTCGTCGCCCCCGATAGCAACCATATCAGGTCTGCCAGACAGCTGGAATATCTGAATCTTGAAGCCTAGTCTGAGGAGACAGAAGCCAAGTAGGATTTGACATATCTTTCCGAATTCCTGGGCGCCATGTCTCGCCCACAGCTTTTCCAACTGAGAGTAAACCTTGGTTCTCACTCTTTCACCCTATTGCCTTCTCCCTTACATCTTGACTATGGGGCCCTCCTTGCTCCAGCCTTCATATTTGAGGACGACATATCCGCCTTTGGGGGAAAAAGCAGTCTCGACTTCGTTTCTTAATTCTGAGTCCTGTGTGGAAATTATTACTTGATGTTGGTTGGATACGTCTTCTAACACTTTCACTAGAGATCGCTTATGCTCTGTATCAAGGCTCTGAGAGGGGTCATCCAGTATGATGAAGTTGGTCTTACGGTCCAAGATTGAGGCAAGAGAAAGGAAAACCGAGAGAGCAGCGCAGTTCATCTGACCTGCACTGAACCGTGTACTTATAAGAGTCTGCTTTTTGTCCTTGATATTGAGTGCTCTGATGTTGTAGGTGTTTTTTTGAACTCCGCGAACATTGCGCTGGTCTGCGTCTATTCGTATAGCGCTGTAATAGGGATGATTACAAAGAGTATTGTAGTAGCTGGACATTTTCTTTTTTCCTTTATCAATAAACTCACGAGCAAGATTGGTCTGTGTCGTTGCCAGAGCATCCGAAATCTTTTTCAGGCGCTTGTGGAGCGAAGCTATCTCGGTAATCTGTCCTTTAAGTGTCCTTATCTGGGAGTCTTCCTTGGCGAAGGTTGCCCTAATTTTTTCGTATTCTGAATCCTTTTCAAGCACGCGTAAAATGACTCTGCATTGGTCCACGGATTCTTCAATTCCCTGAAGGGTCTCATTCTTTTTGCTAAGAGTTTTTTCTGCTTTCGTCGCCTTATCCTTCAGCTCAGCTATCTTTCTATGCGCCTCCCCGATGAGACTGGAAGCTTCCTTGGACTTTGATTGGAGGATCTTCGCCAGGGAGTCAATTACCTTGTCTTTTGCCTCTTTGGCCTCCTGGACAACCTCGATTGCCTTAGATATGGTTCTCCTGTGGTCTCGAGATTGCATCAAGTCTTCCCTTATTTTGTTCCGTTCTTTATCGATTTCCGAAAGCCTTCTCTTGAGACCCACGCTGACCTTCTTTTCCAGCCTCGTGCGGACATCGTGGGCGTCTATTCTGCCATCGCAGAGCGGGCAGTTCTTCGGCTTTAGCTTGGAAAGTATCTCTATTCCGTCCGCTACGAGCCTAGAAGTGCTGTCCACGGCTTCTCTCTCACTTCTCAGCTTGTTTTCCTTGTTCTTGAACTTGATCTCACTCTTTTCTATCTCCTCTATTGTACCCCATTTTTTCTCCATTGCCCTGTGTTCGTTTGTAGCCCCCTTCAGTTCGGAAACAGCCGTTTTCAATTGCCCCTCCCCACTTGCCAGTTTCCGTAAGTCTCTTTGGAGTTTGTCGAGCCTTGATGTGGCTGCAATCTGTGTTCTGCACCTGTTGACCGCAGTCTTGACTTTCCTTAGGCCTTTGGAAATATCTTCCTCAGTGGACACCTCCAAGAATGGAGGTTCTTGTATGCCACAGTCTTCAGCTGCACCTAGTGTGTCGCTTTTGATCCCTTTGAACCTTCTGAGACATTCCTCAAGCTTGAAGTCCTTCCTCTTCAAGCCCAGGTCGAATGCTTCCTTCCTCGCTTTTGCTATCTCTATCTCTGCCTGCTGAGTCGCACCCTTTATCCTTTCTTCCAATTTCTCCTTCTCGTCCACAAGGGTGTCGTGTTCGTCTCGGACCTTTGTGATCGGTATTGCTGACATCAACTCTCTCGTCTTCTCGAGTCCAAAAAGTCTATCTAGAGCTGAGTCCCTCTCCTCCGGATTCTCCGTTAGCATCGCTCTCACTGCTTCTTGATGTAGGAACACCGACCGATGGAAATCCTCGAAAGTACCGAATATCGAGTGGATACGATTTGCAGCGTCATCACCCACTAGTTCTTCTTCGGGACTTGTGAAAAGCAAATCAGAGCTTCTTTTCTTAGCGTGTTTCTCCCTGCAAATGGTGTATTCTGCATCGCCGTCTTTCAATTTGAGTGTGACCCTCGCCGTTTGATCTATCTTGTTCGCATTGACGAACTCTGCCTGTGTGCGACTTTCAGAACACTTTATGTGAGCAATGCTCCCAAACAGTGCCCACTCTATTGCACATAGAGTGCTGGATTTGCCTGTTCCTATCGGACCCGTCAGGAGGGCATGCGAACTCGCGAAGTCCATCGTCTGAGGACCATTGAACCCTCTCAGCCCTTCTATGGCAATACTGTCTATTACAAAACCTGTCGGCATCGGTTCACCTCCTGGTTCTGGTTTTTCTCTTCTTGGGCATTGCTTTCTTTGTTTCTCTAATTTGCTTCCTGGCAACGCTCTTGATGTTGTTTGCCATTTTACTAATGCCCTCACGTACTACGTCTGGCCCTCCCACTTCAAACCACTCAGTCATTTTCCCCCAGAGCTCAATTGTTTTCGAGTCAGCACCGGTCTCTTTGAGGTGTTTTGTCACCATGTCCTCTAGTGTCACCATGCTTCTCACCTCCTCGGCACATCAATACCTACCGTGCTTGAACACCTTCATATTGCTTCTCACACTCTCTGCCACAGCACCAGACAGGCACGCGTGGCAGCTGAACCTTGGCTCGGTGTTTAACACTATGACAGTTCTATTCCGGTTTGCGCATTCCACCGTTTGCCCTTCTGTAAAACCCAGCAACGGAAGAGAGCTTCTACCGAGAAAGTACAATTACCTTTTCAGTTTCAACAGAACCCTCAACCGCAACGCGACAGACATATGAGCCTGATGGGAGATTGCCAGCGTTCCAGATCTCGCTGTAAATGCCCGAGGCCATGTGTTCGTCCATGAGGGTAGTCACGAGCCTGCCGGAGACATCGTAGACACTCATATTGACATACGCCGAAGTTGGTAATTGATACTGAATTCTTGCGGTTCCAGAACAAGGGTTGGGATAAATCAGGAGGTGGGGCTTCGCGTCATGGCCTAGTATTGTGGCTTCATTCTCTTCTTCAACCCCCACCCTGCCGAGGGCATCCGTTTTTATGACCAGAAGGTCTTTATCGACTGGGCCGCGCGAGATCAATCCAGTGATGACGTATCCGCCGTCTTCCGTCTGCTGGACCGAGTTACCCCACATACCGTCAAAGACTCTCACCAACTGCGTCTCGCCGTCCGTATCGACTTTCAGAAGGAACACATTCTTGGATGATCCACGGATTCCAGTCGCTACTACGCCTCCATCGTCTGTAACCCATACAGAATATATAGCCCTAAATTCAAGTACACCGTACTCCTTAGACCATATGAATCCACCTAGGGAGTCACGTTTCTCCAGAGTCGCAGTTCCACCCCAAACAATCTCCAGCTCTCCGCCGAGAATATAACTCCCATCTTCAGTCTCTTGGACAGCGTAGCCTGCGTCATATCCGTCAAGACCAATCGTTTCCGTCCAACTGACATTCCCATTTGAATCTGTCTTCACAAGCCACTGATCTAGGTCACCCCAGACACTGTATGACCGCGTCATTCCAAACATGATGTATCCGCCATCCCTTGTTTGCT
This genomic stretch from candidate division TA06 bacterium harbors:
- a CDS encoding T9SS type A sorting domain-containing protein, producing MRPQKQKLEDGMRGLIVYALAAALIAVFCTAERGDSAISWIRTFGGDSLDEGYCVRQTSDGGYIVVGTSARTESHDKGDVWLLRLDAFGNELWSQTYGDSGRDWGYWVEQTEDGGYIIAGMNETFGGTSADLWVIKADTLGEITWEKKHGGDSWEQGFCIQKTTDGGFITISRTYSYGAGEADIWLLKTDAGGDSMWARTYGDTAFEESRCVQQTRDGGYIMFGMTRSYSVWGDLDQWLVKTDSNGNVSWTETIGLDGYDAGYAVQETEDGSYILGGELEIVWGGTATLEKRDSLGGFIWSKEYGVLEFRAIYSVWVTDDGGVVATGIRGSSKNVFLLKVDTDGETQLVRVFDGMWGNSVQQTEDGGYVITGLISRGPVDKDLLVIKTDALGRVGVEEENEATILGHDAKPHLLIYPNPCSGTARIQYQLPTSAYVNMSVYDVSGRLVTTLMDEHMASGIYSEIWNAGNLPSGSYVCRVAVEGSVETEKVIVLSR
- a CDS encoding ATP-dependent endonuclease, whose amino-acid sequence is MQDSGTKVMYISEMSVKNFKSIEKEEFSFEPFSVLIGKNNVGKSNVLCALRLLLEGTSKDFSQEDFYATDTSIEFEAKIENVDHFLDLSSKAHRAKIESDIKDGRLRVRRKVDPTGSAGKLEVFDLNEGAYGLKTGIDAALKQLLPQVIFIEAFQDPSAEAQGKSSATLGKLIKQVLARVQEEVSKELAEAYEQANHLLNVAEIITDNGKTKQVDQRAQGIKDIERRIRANLQRVFGDVDVRIKIDFPEVSGLMASSRLELFDGGTWTPTEGKGEGVQRALYVALLRSLAEQLREDQKSESGLKRPFLLLIEEPEIFLHPTVLGTMRDALEDISKSNQVALATHSPSMVSRQTLPDVILVRKSSAKTGKAKTTKLTAHSGDLFKTNERRVRDLLQYQRSSKFLFADKVAVVEGPSDVILYEAIVEKWAEKSLDSLGLAIIDSESKDVSLDCTRMLEDLGLEAICVTDVDFLWRGAGVVCKGGEYSKFLEGFWEKAGAEGIVETNAGQKSIKRGKKRRAAEIIDQDFQEEREIILKELKNSRIWVLPHGEIEDYVGLSASSKGKYVEAARRVRSGEQSILHEETLKTIFTEGLGLLM
- a CDS encoding ImmA/IrrE family metallo-endopeptidase, encoding MPSKVRAIVTPELMVWAREKRARLTLEAAAKKIGRPKEEIEGWENGTLKPTMPQARNAEEAYRVPLACFYMEKPPKGFAVLRDFRFLPDEYSPEYSPKLSLLAEETQDRQQWMRDYLIMEGRKRLDFVGSADVTMEPRDLAKSIRKTLKTTPDDQISCSSRSDALKLWMQSAEQAGIFVSRARDVSCLEARGFAICDPYAPIIFLNTNDSKAAQFFTLAHELVHIWINQTGVSNLEDIYSMPDTDEARIEIFCNKVAAEAVLDSKTFNHLWAERSKNRTINEQIEVISGVFKVSEEVVARRLLDKDVISQHRYRELREYYQERWKEMEEKKKKGFAPYHLRMVVKRGYTFTQLVLGAYYRGSAAATEASALLGAKVNHFNKVAYYAHLPEPPSQR
- a CDS encoding DUF4411 family protein produces the protein MELYCLDTNVLIEGWNRYYSIRIAPNYWTTLDRLAMKKRVFCTMEVKREIKRKDDTLYEWVKNRPHLFWEVDREVQKNLRCIMKEYPAIVSQCRNRNAADPWVIAHALTLGAIVVTKEEPASMRITKIKIPHVCDKLGVPWMNDFQFVEELKIRLT